In Spirochaeta lutea, a single genomic region encodes these proteins:
- a CDS encoding ACP S-malonyltransferase produces the protein MKTCYLFPGQGAQFPGMAKDLFESSQTVKDLFTAASDATGKDLRALLFDSSEEVLKVTENTQIAVTLANISAAAYLSERGITADATAGFSVGEYAALYEAGVLGLKDLFKAVVLRGEAMEKGSRASDTPEGPAGMSAVIGLPFEEAAPIVESLADQGVYVANHSSPIQIVLAGKAGGLTAAEKALEDAGAMKVVRLKVSGPFHSPLLQNAREEFEAAIADIPFADPKKPIFSNVTGQSITSGEEARKLAGLQIVSTVRWVDSMQNILDGGYQRVLEVGPGTVLTGLWKSFYRKQRALPAGTKDSIEALLEA, from the coding sequence ATGAAAACCTGTTATTTATTTCCCGGCCAGGGAGCTCAGTTTCCCGGAATGGCCAAGGACCTATTTGAATCAAGTCAAACCGTTAAGGATCTCTTTACTGCTGCATCGGATGCCACCGGCAAGGACCTCCGGGCTCTGCTCTTCGACTCATCCGAGGAGGTACTGAAGGTAACCGAGAACACCCAGATTGCGGTTACCCTGGCGAATATTTCAGCTGCCGCCTATCTGTCCGAACGCGGCATCACGGCGGATGCTACCGCGGGCTTTAGCGTAGGAGAGTATGCTGCTCTCTACGAAGCTGGGGTCTTGGGTTTGAAGGATCTCTTTAAGGCTGTGGTGCTCCGGGGAGAGGCCATGGAGAAGGGCAGCCGGGCGAGCGATACTCCCGAGGGTCCGGCGGGCATGAGTGCAGTCATCGGCCTTCCCTTCGAGGAGGCGGCTCCCATCGTAGAATCCTTGGCTGATCAGGGGGTCTATGTGGCAAACCATAGCTCACCCATCCAGATTGTATTAGCCGGAAAGGCGGGCGGATTGACGGCTGCCGAGAAGGCCCTGGAGGATGCCGGGGCTATGAAGGTGGTACGACTCAAGGTTTCGGGGCCATTCCACAGTCCCTTGCTGCAAAACGCCAGAGAGGAGTTTGAGGCCGCTATCGCCGATATTCCCTTTGCTGATCCTAAAAAACCGATCTTTTCCAACGTAACCGGTCAGAGCATTACCTCCGGGGAAGAGGCCCGAAAACTGGCGGGTTTACAGATAGTATCCACTGTGCGGTGGGTGGATAGTATGCAGAATATTCTGGACGGCGGGTATCAACGGGTGCTGGAGGTCGGTCCCGGCACGGTACTGACCGGACTGTGGAAGAGCTTCTACCGGAAACAACGTGCCCTTCCGGCGGGAACAAAGGATTCCATCGAAGCGCTTCTGGAAGCCTAG